A single genomic interval of Helianthus annuus cultivar XRQ/B chromosome 6, HanXRQr2.0-SUNRISE, whole genome shotgun sequence harbors:
- the LOC118479913 gene encoding uncharacterized protein LOC118479913: protein MSSPSIHPAITVNNIKNSVPLVLDQQTNHYNTWAELFKNHCKAYDCYDHLQPKKTDTSTSTDKQAAPSSPKPTYSESWERIDAIVLQWIYGTITQDLLHTIMKNDNTAYSAWTTLQNLFLDNQESRTIDLQNKFANTRLDQFSSMSDYCQAMKLMFDQLTSLGSTTTEKQLVMQILTGLNDQYENIALILQQTVPLPDFYNTRSRLCQVEERKMAQAKVSAQAAGTALTTTPDTSTRRDNTRDRSRSDNSDRRSDNYNSRGRGRGRGRRGRGSYGRGRFNSNEHYYNGNPWQAPPWAGPQASWNQWPTIPPCPYPSAQTQPSNPAQGILGPRPSTSGSGNNNSAHSYNTGYSPTDIAQALYNLALQNNDSSWTMDTGASGPSDQETYPTVQ, encoded by the exons ATGTCTTCCCCATCTATTCATCCTGCTATCACCGTCAACAACATCAAGAACTCGGTTCCCTTAGTTCTTGATCAACAAACCAACCATTATAATACCTGGGCCGAATTATTCAAAAACCATTGCAAAGCTTATGATTGTTATGATCATCTTCAACCCAAGAAAACCGACACCTCTACCTCCACCGATAAACAAGCCGCCCCCTCTTCACCTAAACCTACCTATTCCGAGTCATGGGAACGTATAGATGCCATTGTTTTACAATGGATATACGGTACCATCACTCAGGATCTTTTACATACCATCATGAAGAATGACAACACCGCTTACAGTGCATGGACCACCCTCCAAAACCTTTTTCTTGACAACCAGGAGTCCCGCACCATTGACCTTCAAAACAAATTTGCCAACACCCGTCTCGATCAGTTTTCTAGCATGTCCGACTATTGCCAAGCTATGAAACTCATGTTCGACCAACTCACCAGTCTTGGCTCCACTACAACCGAAAAGCAACTGGTCATGCAAATCCTCACCGGCCTCAACGACCAATACGAGAACATTGCTCTCATTCTCCAGCAAACCGTTCCCCTCCCGGATTTCTACAATACCCGTTCTCGTCTGTGTCAGGTAGAGGAACGCAAAATGGCACAAGCAAAGGTCTCGGCACAAGCTGCGGGTACAGCCCTCACCACCACACCGGACACCTCAACTCGCCGTGATAACACCCGGGATCGGTCCCGGAGTGACAACTCCGATCGCCGTAGTGATAACTATAACAGCCGAGGACGCGGACGAGGCCGGGGTCGCCGAGGTCGCGGCTCCTACGGTCGGGGCAGGTTCAACAGTAATGAACATTACTACAATGGGAATCCATGGCAAGCACCACCTTGGGCCGGCCcacaagcttcttggaatcaatgGCCCACTATACCACCTTGTCCCTATCCATCGGCTCAGACCCAACCGTCAAACCCGGCCCAAGGTATTCTAGGCCCGAGACCTTCAACTTCGGGCAGCGGCAACAACAACTCGGCTCACTCTTACAACACTGGGTACTCACCCACGGATATTGCTCAGGCCCTATACAACTTGGCGCTCCAAAACAATGACTCCTCCTGGACCATGGACACCGGGGCCTCAG GACCTTCGGACCAAGAAACCTATCCTACGGTGCAATAG
- the LOC110865599 gene encoding VIN3-like protein 1: MDKKSVRNQDSKKASVGPKGQPSKTNRKGEHPVQISPITEPVSGSRLPVKSICMNSACRAVVSDVDGFCKRCSCYFCLQFDDNKDPSLWLECTSDSTSESCGLSCHIECALLRQKVGVVTLGEAMQLDGSYCCASCGRTSEILECWKKQLTVAKECRRVDILCYRINLCFRLLDGTVRFQDLHRFVIDAKDKLEMEVGPLSRVRATRSHVSRLSVAGEVQALCNAALQKADGFSATPSSAPGGKESSVPRIEGTRKDAEPDYSGKMPGTSKAERSPSTSNKLDVNRNKLPDLNDEATPDEADHPRDEADHRSGGSETLAQHGLNVEVPAVNSPAGTPRKRPASREAHDSDGTFVHITPFPAHRGGPGNLDQYLEVFRKLEREGHITKEFRRKLFTWFSLRSTEQERSVVNTYIRALEDDPESLGEQLVDSFGDIVNNKKPRN, translated from the exons ATGGATAAGAAATCTGTGAGGAATCAGGATTCCAAGAAGGCATCCGTGGGTCCTAAAGGCCAGCCTTCAAAAACAAACAGAAAAGGGGAACACCCTGTACAGATCTCACCAATCACAGAGCCAGTTTCTGGTTCCAGACTCCCAGTTAAATCGATCTGCATGAACTCTGCATGCAGAGCTGTGGTTTCCGATGTTGACGGCTTCTGCAAGAGGTGTTCATGCTACTTTTGCCTTCAATTTGATGACAACAAAGATCCTAGTCTTTGGTTGGAATGCACATCTGATTCTACATCAGAGTCATGTGGTTTATCTTGCCACATTGAGTGTGCCCTCCTACGACAAAAGGTCGGAGTGGTTACGCTTGGCGAAGCAATGCAGCTCGATGGGAGCTATTGTTGTGCTTCGTGTGGTCGTACCTCAGAGATCCTTGA GTGTTGGAAGAAGCAGCTGACTGTTGCTAAGGAGTGCCGACGTGTTGATATCCTATGCTATAGGATAAATTTGTGTTTTAGGCTTCTTGATGGCACAGTAAGGTTTCAAGACCTGCATCGGTTTGTTATAGATGCAAAGGATAAACTAGAGATGGAAGTGGGCCCTTTGAGTAGGGTTCGTGCTACACGCAGTCATGTCAGCAGACTCTCTGTTGCAGGGGAAGTGCAAGCGTTATGTAATGCTGCACTCCAAAAGGCAGATGGATTTTCTGCCACACCTTCTAGTGCCCCCGGTGGTAAAG AAAGCTCTGTTCCTCGAATTGAAGGAACACGCAAAGATGCTGAACCAGACTACTCTGGGAAGATGCCCGGCACTTCAAAAGCTGAGAGGTCACCTTCTACGTCAAACAAGCTGGACGTGAATCGCAACAAACTTCCTGATCTTAATGACGAAGCTACTCCAGATGAAGCAGATCACCCTAGGGATGAAGCAGATCACCGTAGTGGCGGATCAGAAACCTTGGCCCAACATGGGCTCAATGTGGAAGTGCCTGCTGTTAACTCCCCGGCTGGGACGCCAAGAAAGAGGCCAGCTAGTAGAGAGGCTCATGATTCTGATGGTACATTTGTACATATCACACCCTTTCCGGCCCACAGGGGAGGACCTGGTAACTTGGATCAATACTTGGAGGTGTTCCGAAAGCTTGAGCGTGAAGGGCACATAACTAAAGAATTTAGACGAAAACTGTTCACGTGGTTTAGTCTGAGATCAACCGAGCAGGAACGTAGCGTGGTCAACACTTACATCCGAGCACTCGAGGATGACCCGGAAAGCTTAGGTGAACAGTTGGTTGACTCATTTGGTGATATCGTGAACAACAAAAAGCCTAGAAACTAA